In one Bradyrhizobium sp. 4 genomic region, the following are encoded:
- a CDS encoding AMP-binding protein, which yields MTAHYDALETREQAAREADLFARLPGVLRSAMTAPAYADRLKGLDPATVTSRAALAGLPVLRKSELPALHKASTPFGGFVAAAPGSFARLFTSPGPIFEPEGRQADPWRGARALFAAGFRPDDIVLNTFSYHLTPGGFIFDASARALGCAVIPAGPGNTEQQFELIEAYRPVGYSGTPDFLKILLDAAASSGRDVSSIKRALVSGAAFPPSLQAEIKARGIDAYQAFGTADLGLIAFETSARDGMVVNEDLVMEIVKPGTGDPVASGDVGEIVVTSLDPHHPWIRLALGDLTAALPGTSPCGRTNMRIKGWMGRADQTTKVKGMFVRPEQVAEIGNRHPALGRLRLVVTRQGEADAMTLKAETAVANDALREEIAGTLRAVTKLGGEVEFVRPGALPNDGKVIADER from the coding sequence ATGACCGCCCATTACGACGCCCTCGAGACGCGCGAGCAAGCCGCGCGCGAGGCCGATCTGTTCGCCCGCCTGCCCGGCGTGCTGCGCTCTGCGATGACCGCGCCCGCCTATGCTGATCGGCTGAAAGGGCTGGATCCGGCTACCGTGACCTCCAGGGCGGCATTGGCGGGCCTCCCAGTGCTGCGCAAGTCGGAACTCCCGGCCCTGCACAAGGCCTCCACGCCGTTCGGAGGGTTCGTCGCGGCGGCGCCCGGCTCCTTCGCCCGCCTCTTCACTTCCCCCGGCCCGATTTTCGAGCCGGAGGGGCGGCAGGCCGATCCGTGGCGCGGCGCACGGGCGCTGTTCGCGGCCGGGTTCCGGCCCGACGACATCGTGCTCAACACCTTCAGCTATCATCTCACCCCCGGCGGCTTCATCTTCGATGCGTCGGCCCGCGCGCTCGGTTGCGCCGTGATCCCGGCCGGTCCAGGGAATACCGAGCAGCAATTCGAGCTGATCGAGGCCTACCGTCCCGTCGGCTACAGCGGCACGCCGGACTTCCTGAAGATCTTGCTCGATGCTGCCGCAAGCTCAGGACGCGACGTCTCCTCGATCAAGCGCGCGCTGGTCTCGGGCGCGGCCTTCCCGCCCTCGCTCCAGGCGGAGATCAAGGCGCGCGGCATCGACGCCTACCAGGCCTTCGGCACCGCCGATCTCGGCCTCATCGCCTTCGAGACGAGCGCGCGCGACGGCATGGTCGTGAACGAGGATCTGGTCATGGAGATCGTCAAGCCCGGCACCGGCGATCCCGTGGCCTCCGGCGACGTCGGCGAGATTGTCGTGACTTCGCTCGACCCGCACCATCCCTGGATCCGACTCGCTCTCGGCGACCTCACCGCGGCACTGCCGGGCACAAGCCCCTGCGGGCGCACCAACATGCGCATTAAGGGCTGGATGGGCCGCGCCGACCAGACCACCAAGGTCAAGGGCATGTTCGTCCGCCCGGAGCAGGTCGCCGAGATCGGCAACCGCCATCCCGCGCTCGGAAGATTACGCCTCGTCGTCACGCGTCAGGGCGAGGCCGATGCAATGACGCTGAAAGCGGAGACGGCGGTCGCGAACGACGCGTTGCGCGAGGAGATTGCAGGCACCTTGCGCGCAGTGACGAAGCTCGGAGGCGAGGTTGAATTCGTGAGGCCCGGCGCGCTTCCGAACGACGGCAAGGTGATCGCGGACGAGCGATAG
- a CDS encoding AGE family epimerase/isomerase, which produces MADEGISAEDEASDVVPRLKRRMIDEALPLWSTVGWDHGAGGFIDRLHRDGTADVTAPRRVFVQARQIWCYAKAAQMGWYPEGRAVALKGLEHLLAKAKTPDGRPGYVHRLTPEGAVLDARRDAYDHAFILFALAAVYALDQDAQIRTEIDALLAFLDGHLRSPHGGVHEGLPVSLPRRQNPHMHLFEAMIACFDATHDLSFQNRAGEFFALFLANLYDKRTRALGEYFEEDWSKIAPVSVEPGHQAEWVWLLKGFERITGCPTGQRRAELLETALRYRDEATGCLIDEGDDAGNIRRTTRRLWPQTEIAKAWIAQAESGEAGAADEARMALARLERHYLSHPVRGGWYDQFERDGKSLIDTIPASSFYHVLCAVTEAEQVLEG; this is translated from the coding sequence ATGGCGGACGAGGGAATCAGTGCGGAGGACGAGGCGTCGGACGTCGTGCCACGCCTGAAGCGCCGCATGATCGACGAGGCGCTGCCGTTGTGGTCGACGGTCGGCTGGGACCATGGCGCGGGTGGTTTCATCGATCGGCTGCATCGTGACGGCACGGCGGACGTGACCGCGCCGCGCCGGGTGTTCGTGCAGGCCCGCCAGATCTGGTGCTACGCCAAGGCTGCGCAGATGGGCTGGTACCCTGAGGGGCGCGCCGTCGCACTGAAGGGCCTCGAGCATCTGCTCGCCAAGGCAAAGACGCCCGACGGCCGGCCCGGCTACGTGCACCGGCTGACGCCGGAGGGCGCGGTGCTGGACGCCCGCCGCGACGCCTACGACCACGCCTTCATCCTGTTTGCGCTCGCGGCCGTCTATGCGCTCGACCAGGACGCACAAATTCGCACCGAGATCGATGCGCTGCTCGCCTTCCTCGATGGCCATCTGCGCTCGCCGCACGGCGGCGTCCACGAAGGCCTTCCGGTCTCGCTGCCGCGCCGGCAGAACCCGCACATGCATCTGTTCGAGGCGATGATCGCGTGCTTCGACGCAACCCACGACTTGTCGTTCCAGAACCGTGCCGGCGAGTTCTTCGCGCTGTTCCTCGCCAATCTCTACGACAAGCGGACGCGCGCGCTCGGCGAATATTTCGAAGAGGACTGGTCGAAGATCGCGCCGGTCAGCGTCGAGCCCGGCCACCAGGCGGAATGGGTCTGGTTGCTGAAGGGGTTCGAACGCATCACGGGCTGCCCGACCGGACAGCGGCGCGCCGAGCTGCTGGAAACCGCGCTGCGCTATCGCGACGAGGCCACCGGCTGCCTGATCGACGAGGGTGACGACGCCGGCAACATTCGCCGCACTACGCGCCGGCTGTGGCCACAGACCGAGATTGCGAAGGCGTGGATCGCGCAGGCCGAATCCGGCGAGGCGGGCGCGGCGGACGAGGCGCGCATGGCACTGGCGCGGCTCGAACGGCATTATCTCAGCCATCCCGTGCGGGGCGGCTGGTACGACCAGTTCGAGCGCGACGGCAAATCGCTGATCGACACCATTCCTGCGTCGTCGTTCTATCATGTTCTCTGCGCAGTCACGGAAGCGGAACAGGTATTGGAAGGTTAA